DNA from Methanobrevibacter sp.:
ATGTTAATATTGTCAATGTCAGATTTTCCATCTTCTTTGATTCTTAAAGCTGCTTTTACAACTAAATCTGCCAAGTGTTCTTTTGCATAATCTGATCCTTTACCACTCATTGCAGTTACAGCTACTTTTTTAAGAGTTTCTTCATCATCAGCATCAATTGCAATGCCATCTAAAAGTTCCACTGCTTTTTTAGTTGCGTTTCTAAATCCTTTTACAACAACTGATGTTGCAATTCCATCATCCAATAACTCTTCAGCTTTTGATAATAATTCACCTGCAATAACAACAACAGAAGTGGTTCCATCTCCAACTATTTCTTCTTGTTTTTTAGCAGTTTCTACAAGCATTCTAGCTGCAGGCTGATTGATTTCCATTTCTCTCATGATGGTTGCACCATCGTTGGTGACAGTAACATCACCTAATGAACTTGTTAACATTTTGTCCATACCTTTAGGACCTAATGTGGTTCTTACGATACCTGCTAATACTTTAGCAGCTGTGATATTCATTCTTAAAGCATCTCTTTTTGAATATCTTTCAGTTCCTTCAGGAAGGATAAATATTGGTTGATTTGCCATTTAATAATCACCTAAATTTTTTTAATAAAATATATAAAACTAAATTTTTATACATTATTAAATAGGTAAGAGGTAATATAAAAATATTGCCCATTAAAGTAACTTTAGGTGTGTTAAGTGTACGAGGAAATAATAAGTGAAATCAAATCAAACTTAGGTACAAACAAAGAATTGAATAGACAATATTTATCTTCACAAATTGAAGTTTATAAAGACCATCCCTACAACAAAGAAATAATAAAAGAGATTTCACGCATGATGTGGGATTGTCTAAGCGAAGATGAAAAACAGGAATATAACGAGATTGCTAAAAAAGAAAACCCTATACTGGACATTTTAAATGATATCTACTTTGATATTGAAAATGGAAATTACAAAATTCCCCTGGAAAAGCTTGACAAATTCATGGAAACTTTTCCGGGAATGTTTGAAGATGATAAAGTCAGCGAATATCATTTTTTCACAAATCCTTTAGAAGAAATGGTTTTTAGGAAATATATAGGATTGAAAAAAGAATTAAGATACATTCCGGACAATCAGCCTTTGCTTGACCTTTATTATGTTTATGGATTTTTGCTTCTTGAAACAAAGCAATATGATAAAGCAGAAGAGTATTTGAAAAAAGCCCTAAAAATCAATCCTGTTTCAGCAAGAATAATTCTTGAATTGACTGAAATTTATAAAGTACACACCTACACATACAACGAATATTTTATTCGCACATGTGATGCATTAAAATACGCCTATTACCCACAGGACATAGCAAGATGCTACAGGAATCTTGGATATTATTATATTGAAGAAAATCAGATGAAAACAGCCTTGGCATTATTAATCTACAGTATGGAATATGAGGCAAGTCCTCTTGCCTACAGAGAGATTAAAGACATACAATCAAAAAATAATTTAGAATTATCCATAACTGAATGCATTGAAATAATTAGAAACAAAAATATCCAATTGGGAATAAATCCTTTTGTTTTAGATTGTCTTGATGAATTCATAAAGGAATATGAAGAAAACAAATTATATCACCAATTATTATACTTTTTGGAACTTAAACTGAATATAACAAATGATGAAAAAATCCTGGAAAAAATAAGGAATATTGAAAAAAATATTAAATAATATATAATTATATATAATATAATAGGTGATTTAAAATGTGTTCAACTGGAGGCCCAATGGCTGATATAGATTTGAAAAAATTAAAAACCAAAAAATACCATTGCAAAGACTGTGGAAATTCCTTTAAAGGACTTGGAAAAAAAGTAGTTTGCCCATCTTGTCAAAGTGACAATGTGGTGCTTGCAGAGTAAATTCACATTTACTCTCTTTTTATTTTTTTAGTGATAAAATGAATATTGATTTTAAAGATGATGAAATACTGTTTCTTGAAGGTGAAACCGGAATTGTAGGTGTTGTGAAAGTTTCCTATGAAAACAAAATGCTTTTTATTGCAACACAGGACAATGAGGAAATAGTCCAGTTTTTAGAATCAGATGATATTATCGCCGTATCAAACTTTAAAAAAGACAAACGAGCAATTAGATCACAGGCTTATCTCAGCCGTGAAGAATCATCTCCATTAGTTATCCTGAATAAAGACCATCCATCTACAAAACGTCTGGAAACAGTCATATCAATAGGAGATGAAGTAAACTTAAACTGCAATATTACACCTGGAACACATCCTGAACAGAATGTATTATGCTCTTGTGACAGTTTATCAGGGTTGAATATAATCAAAACACATAAAGGCGTTAAATTAAATAAAGAATTTACAAATTACACTATTGAAAAATTTTAGGTTAAATAATGTTGTTTATTGATTCCTTTTATATGTTTTTAGGCCAATTGGTTGTTTTTTTAGCCATACTGATTGTTATACTTTTTATAGTAGTATTAATTTTAGGTTATTTGATAGCTCGTAAAAACCAAATCAAATTTCCAAGATTTCTCCTATACATAGTTGATTTATTATACTCTCCATTTAAGACAATAGCTCATTTTTTAGGTTTGGATGATCATTTAATAGACAATATTGCAATTAAAGTGCGCGATGACATAAACAAGGAACGTTTCAGAAATATTCCTGCAGAAAAAACTTTAATATTTTTACCTCATTGTTTAAGGCACAAGGATTGTCCTGCAACCCTTCAAAAGGAAGGTCTTAACTGCACTGAATGCGGATTATGTTCTATTGGAGTAATCAAGAAAAAAGCAGAGCCGTTAGGCTACAAATTATATATTGTTCCTGGATCAAGTTTTGTTAAAAAAATAGTTATGGAAAATAAGTTTCAGGCAGTTATTGGAGTTGCCTGTCATGAGGATTTAAATCAGATGATGATGCTACTATCAGATTTCTGTCCTCAGGGAGTTTTGCTTGAAAAAACAGGTTGTTTTGAAACAAAAGTGAATGTTAAAAAAGTATTTGAAAAAATAGATTCAAAATACTAACTACTTACAATCAATCTAAACTTCGCCACAATAACTACAACAAATAGCATTAACCTCATAAACTCCATAATCATCAAAGTATTTACTACCCACCTAGTTCCATTACCACCTAATTTGCAGCAATCTCAGTACCATTTGGTAAGATAAACTAGTAATTTATAGACATAACGATTTTGACTGTGGAAATAGAATATAAAAAAAATAACTATTTAATTATCAACCTTATATTGTTGGAAAACATATCAACAATATTACAGGATAATATTTCAATCCCACCAATCCTCAGTCAAGAAGTTAATAATATGCTTTTTCTCAACTCCTTCGTAATCGTATTCATTATCATCTTTTGTAATTAAATATTTAGGATAATTATCATTAATTTTTAGTAATGGGCCAAATTCTCTATCACGAGTACTTTCCTGATTAACCTCGTAGGAAACTTGGAAATATCTTTTTAATCCATTTTTTTTGGCTACAAAATCTATTTCTTTTTTGCCCACATTACCTATGGTTACTTCATATCCCCTTCTGACAAGTTCCATATACACTATATTTTCAAGGATTAATTGTGCATCTCTTTTGTTGTGGCCATAGATTGCTTGTCTGAATCCATGATCTGTTAAATAGAATTTTTCGTTTGTTTTTAATATGCCTTTGCCCATGATATTTTCTCTGCGCACTCTGTTGATAAAACATGCATTTTCAAAATAGGTTAAGTAATTATATATGGTTTCACGTTTGGAATGCCTTTTGGCTCGTGTTTTAAGATAATCGGATACACTTTTAGCTGAGAAATGATGTCCGACATTCATTATCACAAATCGTATTAATTTATCCATTAAATCAATTCTGCTTACATTTGCCCGTTTGAGCACATCCTCATAGACTATTGAATTGTAGACATCATGCAGGTATCTTTTTTTCTGGTTGTCCTGATTTTCAATTACATCATGTATGAATGGCATTCCTCCCCATTTCAGATAATCATCAAAAAGTTTATTTAATTCAATTGTGTTTCCTTTTTGTTCATTGATTTCTATTACCTCTTTAAATGAGAACGGATAAATGTCAAATGCCATGTAACGTCCGGTGAGGAATGTTGCAAGCTCTCCGGATAACAGTTTAGCATTAGACCCAGTAACATATATGTCTACATCAAAATCGACGATGAATCCGGATAAACTTCTTTCCCACCCTTCAACGTTTTGAATTTCATCAAAAAATAAATAATATTTTTCATTGGGGTTTTTTATGAAATTGGAAACATATTCAGTTAAATCATCTTTATCAGAAATATCCTGATAGTGCATGGAATCGAAATTGATTTCTAGGATATTCCCCTCTGAAATTCCCATTTCAATCAGTTCATCTTTAATTTGTTTTAGTAATGTAGATTTGCCGCAACGTCTAATACCTGTTAAAACTTTAATTATTTTTTTTCCAATTAATGGACGTATTTCTTCAAGATACTGTTCTCTTTTAATCATAGGCATCACTTGTTATATTATATGATTTAATTAATATAAATTTTTTACTATTGAAAGTAACTTTTTTTAAAAAAAATATAAAATCTACTTTATAAAGTAGTTTTTTTTAATATGAAGACAA
Protein-coding regions in this window:
- a CDS encoding tetratricopeptide repeat protein — translated: MYEEIISEIKSNLGTNKELNRQYLSSQIEVYKDHPYNKEIIKEISRMMWDCLSEDEKQEYNEIAKKENPILDILNDIYFDIENGNYKIPLEKLDKFMETFPGMFEDDKVSEYHFFTNPLEEMVFRKYIGLKKELRYIPDNQPLLDLYYVYGFLLLETKQYDKAEEYLKKALKINPVSARIILELTEIYKVHTYTYNEYFIRTCDALKYAYYPQDIARCYRNLGYYYIEENQMKTALALLIYSMEYEASPLAYREIKDIQSKNNLELSITECIEIIRNKNIQLGINPFVLDCLDEFIKEYEENKLYHQLLYFLELKLNITNDEKILEKIRNIEKNIK
- a CDS encoding DUF116 domain-containing protein, with protein sequence MLFIDSFYMFLGQLVVFLAILIVILFIVVLILGYLIARKNQIKFPRFLLYIVDLLYSPFKTIAHFLGLDDHLIDNIAIKVRDDINKERFRNIPAEKTLIFLPHCLRHKDCPATLQKEGLNCTECGLCSIGVIKKKAEPLGYKLYIVPGSSFVKKIVMENKFQAVIGVACHEDLNQMMMLLSDFCPQGVLLEKTGCFETKVNVKKVFEKIDSKY
- a CDS encoding ATP-binding protein, with translation MIKREQYLEEIRPLIGKKIIKVLTGIRRCGKSTLLKQIKDELIEMGISEGNILEINFDSMHYQDISDKDDLTEYVSNFIKNPNEKYYLFFDEIQNVEGWERSLSGFIVDFDVDIYVTGSNAKLLSGELATFLTGRYMAFDIYPFSFKEVIEINEQKGNTIELNKLFDDYLKWGGMPFIHDVIENQDNQKKRYLHDVYNSIVYEDVLKRANVSRIDLMDKLIRFVIMNVGHHFSAKSVSDYLKTRAKRHSKRETIYNYLTYFENACFINRVRRENIMGKGILKTNEKFYLTDHGFRQAIYGHNKRDAQLILENIVYMELVRRGYEVTIGNVGKKEIDFVAKKNGLKRYFQVSYEVNQESTRDREFGPLLKINDNYPKYLITKDDNEYDYEGVEKKHIINFLTEDWWD